In one Arenibacter antarcticus genomic region, the following are encoded:
- a CDS encoding NRAMP family divalent metal transporter produces MSALKKLIKNLGPGLLFASMAIGTSHLVLSTKAGAQYGWIMIIPIILANVLKYPFFEFGVRYTNITDKTLIEGYLNRGMPYLIFYAIITFITTFTILAALYVVTAGLLINLFQLPHISVSMAAGGLFILISILLILGRYRFLEISLKYVVTILFVALLATTVLVIMNGKVATAPNFIAPPILNELGILFLIGLMGWMPTTVEASSWISLWTVEKFKLSRKKPSLKEALAEFKFGYFITALLAVFFLLIGWYTLYGTQTELSGNAVIFADQLVQIFTNSIGAWAYALIAISAFATMFSTCMTAHDAISRVSVDTLGLLLPKVEGIKKIGIPIAIILLAIINFVVITIFSANMGLLIAIATFVSFVVAPIIGYMNLKNVMSHEIPEIYRPKRNLQILTYTGIVFLSLFSIYYCWMVLF; encoded by the coding sequence ATGTCCGCTTTAAAAAAGCTCATTAAAAACCTAGGTCCGGGCCTACTTTTTGCAAGTATGGCAATAGGCACTTCCCATTTGGTATTATCCACCAAGGCAGGGGCGCAATATGGATGGATTATGATCATCCCAATTATTCTGGCCAATGTTCTTAAATATCCGTTTTTCGAATTTGGGGTACGCTACACCAATATTACCGATAAAACACTTATTGAAGGGTATTTAAATAGAGGGATGCCATATCTTATCTTTTACGCCATTATTACCTTTATAACTACTTTCACCATCCTAGCGGCATTATATGTGGTAACGGCCGGATTATTGATCAACTTGTTTCAATTACCCCATATTTCTGTAAGCATGGCTGCTGGAGGACTCTTTATACTTATCTCCATATTACTTATTCTAGGACGCTATCGGTTTCTGGAAATTTCCCTGAAATACGTGGTGACAATTTTATTTGTGGCTTTGTTGGCCACAACCGTATTGGTAATAATGAATGGAAAAGTAGCTACCGCCCCAAATTTTATAGCGCCACCAATTCTTAATGAGCTAGGCATCCTTTTCTTAATCGGTTTAATGGGGTGGATGCCCACCACGGTAGAAGCCTCTAGTTGGATTAGCTTATGGACCGTGGAAAAATTTAAATTATCCCGCAAGAAGCCAAGCTTAAAAGAAGCTTTAGCAGAATTTAAATTCGGATATTTTATCACGGCGCTGCTTGCCGTATTTTTCCTTTTAATAGGGTGGTATACCCTGTATGGAACCCAAACTGAACTTAGTGGAAATGCGGTTATTTTTGCTGACCAATTGGTGCAAATATTCACAAATAGTATTGGAGCTTGGGCATATGCACTTATTGCTATTTCTGCGTTTGCCACTATGTTTAGCACCTGTATGACCGCTCATGATGCTATTTCGAGGGTTAGTGTGGACACCTTGGGTCTGTTACTTCCTAAGGTAGAAGGCATTAAGAAAATAGGAATCCCCATTGCCATTATACTTTTGGCAATCATCAATTTTGTGGTAATCACTATCTTTTCTGCAAATATGGGATTGCTTATCGCAATTGCCACCTTTGTTTCCTTTGTTGTAGCTCCTATAATAGGATATATGAATCTAAAAAACGTGATGAGCCATGAAATACCAGAAATATATCGCCCTAAAAGAAATCTTCAAATATTGACCTATACGGGGATCGTATTCCTTTCCTTATTTTCTATTTATTATTGCTGGATGGTATTGTTTTAA
- a CDS encoding OmpA family protein gives MRFWSIFLFLLIFPYTSFAQQKRSKGDISFFEYSYRKAIKEYQKELEKGSLTSDQYLNLADSYLKVGNFKNASKIYVDIFKKDTIMTAHHFNMLLQSIARTSGMEEVKAFLGENKQKFSRELLENTEFNYELLQLKNELALTYEIFNVSSNSPQADFSPAFFKDKVLFSSARPGGSKKVYSPSGESYLNIYEAEVDSNGDMKAPREFGGLKTSKFHKSTPFYSEELKSLFYSLSNAVGSELLFSANGKNSMSIAMSSGSDAYKYILRDLDTSFYYPFYEAATGRLFFAANFEDSYGGTDLYFVYTNDGIIMSSPVNLGPRINTPGNEIAPFIFENTLYFASDVFYGLGGMDIYKSNLQDYNNFSIPVNLGTDINSKEDDFGLIIKNNDTNGLLGYFASNRYGGKGNDDVYGFKVDEKPGLKTLAFKGKVQKPNDGIGIGGAVVTLSDDEGTVLKEVTTDGYGNYQLEIPWRHKISLKAEKERYSTYLMDFNSEELDKMSTSKFNLELVLIDDILSESEAQVVIKMNKFYFNKGRAEISPEIAMELEKVVAAIKSFPKLQLRIESHTDSRGGSSYNFTLSQKRSNAIENYLLEQGVPKSNILYAVGYGEEKILNNCKNGVFCLEMLHNKNERSLVVVLNYNVLF, from the coding sequence ATGAGATTCTGGAGTATATTCCTATTTTTATTAATTTTTCCTTACACAAGTTTTGCACAGCAAAAGAGGTCCAAGGGAGATATTTCATTTTTTGAATACTCTTATCGAAAAGCCATAAAGGAATATCAGAAAGAGTTGGAAAAAGGATCACTTACTAGCGACCAGTACCTAAATCTTGCGGATTCTTATCTTAAAGTAGGTAACTTTAAAAATGCCTCTAAAATTTATGTGGATATTTTTAAGAAAGACACTATAATGACTGCGCATCATTTTAATATGTTGCTGCAGTCCATTGCTAGGACTTCTGGTATGGAAGAGGTAAAAGCATTTCTGGGTGAAAATAAGCAGAAATTTTCACGGGAATTATTGGAAAATACCGAATTTAACTATGAGCTCCTTCAACTCAAAAATGAGCTGGCATTGACCTATGAGATTTTTAATGTCAGTAGCAATAGTCCTCAGGCCGATTTTTCACCTGCCTTTTTTAAAGACAAGGTTTTGTTTTCTAGTGCTCGGCCAGGGGGATCTAAGAAGGTCTATAGTCCATCGGGCGAGTCCTATTTAAATATTTACGAAGCTGAAGTTGATTCTAATGGGGACATGAAAGCACCAAGAGAATTTGGTGGCCTAAAGACCTCAAAATTTCATAAGTCCACCCCTTTCTATAGCGAGGAGTTGAAAAGTTTATTTTATAGTCTTTCTAATGCAGTTGGGTCAGAGTTGCTTTTTAGCGCTAATGGGAAAAATTCTATGTCTATTGCTATGAGTAGTGGTTCGGATGCCTATAAGTATATTCTTCGTGATTTGGATACTTCCTTTTATTACCCTTTTTATGAAGCTGCGACAGGGCGTCTCTTTTTTGCGGCAAATTTTGAAGATAGTTATGGGGGGACCGACCTTTATTTTGTGTACACCAACGATGGAATTATAATGTCCTCCCCCGTTAATTTAGGACCTCGGATTAATACCCCGGGGAATGAAATTGCACCGTTTATTTTCGAAAACACTCTCTATTTTGCGTCTGATGTTTTCTATGGCTTAGGTGGGATGGATATCTATAAATCCAATTTACAAGACTACAATAATTTCAGTATTCCCGTAAATCTAGGGACAGATATAAATTCTAAAGAAGACGATTTTGGTTTGATTATTAAAAATAATGACACCAATGGGCTCTTGGGTTATTTTGCTTCAAATCGGTACGGGGGAAAGGGAAATGATGATGTTTACGGATTTAAAGTGGATGAAAAACCTGGTCTTAAGACCTTGGCTTTTAAGGGAAAGGTTCAAAAACCAAATGATGGAATAGGAATTGGCGGAGCGGTGGTTACCCTATCCGATGATGAAGGGACCGTTCTTAAAGAGGTAACGACAGATGGGTATGGAAATTATCAGTTGGAAATTCCTTGGCGCCACAAAATTAGTTTGAAAGCTGAAAAAGAGCGTTACTCCACCTATTTGATGGATTTCAATTCAGAGGAACTTGATAAAATGAGTACTTCTAAATTTAACCTAGAATTGGTGCTTATAGACGATATCCTATCGGAGAGTGAAGCCCAGGTTGTGATTAAAATGAATAAGTTCTACTTTAACAAAGGGAGAGCGGAAATATCACCTGAGATAGCCATGGAGCTGGAAAAGGTAGTTGCCGCTATTAAAAGTTTTCCCAAATTACAATTAAGGATAGAATCCCATACGGATAGTAGGGGAGGAAGCAGCTACAACTTTACCCTTTCGCAAAAGCGATCGAATGCCATTGAAAATTATTTATTGGAACAAGGCGTGCCTAAAAGCAATATACTATACGCTGTTGGCTATGGGGAAGAAAAAATACTGAACAATTGTAAAAATGGGGTCTTCTGCCTAGAAATGTTGCATAATAAAAATGAAAGATCCCTTGTGGTGGTCCTAAATTATAACGTTTTATTCTAA